Proteins from a single region of Limisphaera ngatamarikiensis:
- a CDS encoding glycosyl hydrolase, producing the protein MQAALSIRAIPGIMTRLLHGLLAIAPLLGPHEIRAGADPLESGFESPPPEARLRAYWWWLNGNVTAEAITRDLEEMKAKGFGGAILCDADGSNQDGNQRVPHGATFLSPEWLKLYRHTLDEAARLGLEISLNIQSGWNLGGPMVPPEDAPKKLVWTFTRVHGPTRAVLALPRPEARDGFYRDLYVLAYPLKPGPARDEAAPEIHASSHQEPHPPHQALDGDEQTWWVSDGKNPGDGPRPDQPEWLELRLPTPKEIHAVGLIPRPDYGPREAELWLSEDGREFRLLRRFRAARQGVTRVEFPTARVRAVRVVFLRSRDPRFPDASRNVQVAELWLEGNQGILPPARGRSRPLKNWAQKAMHRTLEPFSAPDSRPLFEEWPEHPGEEDLRAETVLDISHHMSPDGHLEWDVPEGDWEILRLGYTLNDHCYVSTCSEGWDGYAIDPFDDGAFRRYWDAVVEKLIEYAGPHVGRTLKYLHTDSWEVEVANWTPTLPREFQRRRGYDLKPWLPVLAGRIVNSREESNRFLNDFRRTFGDLAIDHHYRLFRDGAHRHGMLIHPESGGPHAVPIDAQQCLGFNDAPMSEFWAWSWRHRVGDANRFFVKQPASAAHTYGRKLVLAEGFTTIGPHWQETLWDNLKPSFDKACTEGMNLLVWHAFVCSPESEGVPGQQYFAGTHLNPLVTWWNKGRPFFDYINRCQFLLQQGLFVADVAFYYGDHVPNFAQLKSSDPAGILPGYDYDVVTAEVLIERMEFRNGRFVLPDGMSYRVLALRDLGVISLPVLRRLKTFVDQGAIVVGQRPRSPGTLTDYPRCDAEFHALVEALWGPTGAPPPRLTAQGPMPRRIIADRGARDVLRELGVPPDFEWTPLPGAGPADLDYIHRRTDGADIYFVAHRGTNATRVRATFRVQERAPELWDPVTGQRRLARDYQLEGSRVSLPLEFAPCGSWFVIFRHPATMHPPTGQPNFPSYRPVQEIQGPWRLRFDPAWSSLTEVRLDRLISWTEHPHPDIRHYSGTARYEVTFHWPPQDLTNNPPAEVWLDLGDLRELAEVHLNGVSCGIVWTPPFRVPLSPALRNGENRLTIEVVNFWPNRLIGDAGLPPEQRRTRTNIRKFGPDTPLMRSGLFGPVRLLTPVPGT; encoded by the coding sequence GTGCAAGCCGCCCTTTCCATCCGGGCCATCCCGGGGATCATGACCCGGTTGCTTCATGGCCTCCTTGCAATCGCGCCACTCCTCGGCCCGCACGAGATCCGGGCAGGGGCCGACCCGCTGGAAAGCGGCTTTGAGTCGCCACCACCCGAAGCACGGCTGCGAGCCTACTGGTGGTGGTTGAACGGCAACGTTACGGCCGAAGCCATCACGCGTGACCTGGAGGAAATGAAAGCCAAGGGCTTCGGAGGGGCTATTCTTTGTGACGCCGACGGTTCCAATCAGGACGGCAACCAGCGCGTGCCCCACGGCGCCACCTTCCTCTCCCCCGAATGGCTGAAACTTTATCGGCACACGCTCGACGAGGCCGCCCGGCTGGGACTCGAAATCAGTCTCAACATCCAGAGCGGATGGAACCTCGGCGGCCCGATGGTCCCGCCCGAAGACGCCCCCAAAAAACTGGTTTGGACCTTCACCCGCGTCCACGGACCCACCCGGGCCGTATTGGCCCTCCCACGGCCCGAGGCCCGCGACGGATTCTACCGCGACCTCTACGTCCTGGCGTATCCCTTAAAGCCGGGGCCAGCCCGGGACGAGGCCGCCCCCGAAATCCACGCCAGCTCACATCAGGAGCCCCATCCCCCGCACCAGGCCCTGGATGGCGACGAGCAGACCTGGTGGGTGTCCGATGGAAAAAACCCCGGTGACGGCCCCAGACCGGATCAACCCGAATGGCTCGAATTGCGATTGCCAACGCCCAAAGAAATCCATGCAGTCGGCCTGATCCCCCGACCCGATTACGGACCGCGCGAAGCCGAACTCTGGCTCTCTGAAGACGGCCGCGAGTTCCGGCTCCTGCGCCGTTTCCGGGCCGCCCGACAGGGCGTCACCCGCGTCGAATTCCCAACCGCCCGTGTCCGGGCCGTCCGGGTGGTTTTCCTGCGATCCCGCGATCCGCGGTTCCCGGACGCAAGCCGCAATGTTCAAGTGGCCGAGCTCTGGCTGGAAGGTAACCAGGGCATTCTCCCGCCCGCCAGAGGTCGCTCGCGTCCCCTGAAAAACTGGGCCCAAAAGGCCATGCACCGCACTCTGGAACCCTTCTCGGCCCCCGATTCGAGGCCCCTCTTCGAAGAATGGCCGGAACATCCCGGCGAGGAGGATCTGCGCGCAGAAACCGTGCTGGATATCAGTCACCACATGAGCCCCGACGGGCATCTGGAATGGGACGTGCCCGAGGGCGACTGGGAGATCCTCCGCCTGGGCTACACCCTCAACGACCACTGCTACGTCTCCACCTGCAGCGAGGGCTGGGACGGTTACGCGATCGACCCCTTCGACGACGGCGCGTTCCGCCGCTATTGGGACGCCGTGGTGGAAAAACTCATCGAATACGCCGGCCCGCACGTCGGTCGCACCCTCAAATACCTCCACACCGACAGTTGGGAGGTGGAGGTGGCCAACTGGACACCCACCCTGCCCCGGGAGTTCCAACGACGCCGCGGCTACGACCTCAAACCATGGCTGCCCGTCCTGGCCGGCCGCATCGTCAACAGCCGCGAGGAAAGCAACCGCTTCCTCAACGACTTCCGTCGTACCTTCGGTGACCTGGCCATCGACCATCATTATCGGCTGTTCCGCGACGGAGCCCACCGACACGGCATGCTCATCCACCCGGAAAGCGGCGGACCGCATGCCGTCCCCATCGACGCCCAACAGTGCCTCGGATTCAACGACGCGCCCATGAGCGAGTTCTGGGCCTGGTCATGGCGCCACCGGGTGGGCGACGCAAACCGGTTCTTCGTCAAACAACCCGCCTCGGCCGCCCACACCTACGGCCGCAAACTGGTGCTGGCGGAGGGATTCACCACCATCGGACCCCACTGGCAGGAGACCTTGTGGGACAACCTCAAGCCCTCTTTCGACAAAGCCTGCACCGAGGGCATGAATCTCCTGGTGTGGCACGCCTTCGTCTGTTCCCCCGAAAGCGAGGGCGTGCCGGGCCAGCAGTATTTCGCCGGCACCCACCTCAACCCGTTGGTCACCTGGTGGAACAAGGGACGGCCGTTCTTCGACTACATCAACCGATGCCAGTTCCTCCTCCAACAGGGCCTGTTCGTCGCCGACGTGGCCTTCTACTACGGCGATCATGTCCCCAACTTCGCCCAGCTGAAGAGCAGCGATCCTGCAGGCATCCTGCCGGGCTACGACTACGACGTGGTCACCGCAGAGGTCCTGATCGAACGCATGGAGTTCCGCAACGGTCGGTTTGTCCTGCCCGACGGCATGAGCTATCGCGTCCTGGCCCTCCGCGACCTTGGCGTGATCTCACTCCCGGTGCTGCGCCGGCTCAAAACCTTCGTGGACCAGGGCGCCATTGTCGTGGGACAACGCCCCCGCAGCCCCGGCACCCTCACTGATTACCCCCGTTGCGACGCGGAATTTCACGCCCTGGTGGAAGCCCTGTGGGGGCCCACCGGCGCACCACCACCGCGCCTGACCGCGCAGGGGCCCATGCCGCGACGAATCATCGCCGACCGCGGAGCCCGGGACGTTCTCAGGGAACTCGGTGTTCCACCCGACTTTGAGTGGACCCCGCTTCCGGGTGCCGGCCCTGCCGACCTGGATTACATCCACCGCCGTACCGACGGCGCAGACATCTACTTCGTCGCCCACCGGGGCACCAACGCCACACGGGTCCGCGCCACATTCCGCGTCCAGGAAAGGGCACCGGAATTGTGGGACCCCGTCACAGGCCAGCGCCGCCTCGCCCGCGATTACCAGCTCGAAGGTTCCCGCGTTTCCCTCCCCCTCGAGTTCGCCCCCTGTGGTTCCTGGTTCGTCATCTTCCGCCACCCCGCAACAATGCACCCGCCCACGGGCCAACCCAATTTCCCAAGTTACCGGCCGGTTCAAGAAATCCAGGGGCCCTGGAGGCTCCGGTTCGATCCCGCATGGTCCAGCCTGACCGAGGTGCGTCTGGACCGGCTCATCAGCTGGACGGAACACCCGCACCCGGACATTCGCCACTACTCCGGCACGGCCCGATACGAGGTCACATTCCATTGGCCGCCGCAGGATCTCACCAACAATCCGCCCGCCGAAGTCTGGCTGGACCTGGGCGACCTGCGTGAACTGGCCGAGGTCCATCTCAACGGCGTCTCCTGCGGCATCGTCTGGACGCCCCCCTTCCGGGTGCCACTGAGCCCCGCCCTGAGAAATGGCGAGAACCGGCTGACCATTGAAGTGGTGAATTTCTGGCCCAACCGACTCATCGGCGATGCCGGCCTGCCGCCGGAGCAACGTCGCACCCGCACCAACATCCGCAAGTTCGGGCCGGACACCCCACTGATGCGATCCGGACTGTTCGGCCCGGTCCGGCTCCTAACGCCCGTCCCCGGCACATGA
- a CDS encoding SPFH domain-containing protein — MKEKSNLEVGGDPGRKPSRETGVTAPNGWVMLAINFLLCLAAIWLLYGSIRQGVLGSFPMGRFLSGTLLAAFAALMCSGHFALEPNQARVLILFGAYHGTVKQSGFHWANPFYSRGTRVSLRAHNTSTEKLKVNDKRGNPIEIAAVVVWRVADTARAVFDVEDYHQYVDVQSEAAVRQMASAYPYDQTEEGEVALRSHTAEVAAHLQEELQRRLAIAGVEVLEARITHLAYAPEIAQAMLRRQQAEAVIAARQKIVQGAVSMVEMALTDLASRNVVALDDERRAAMVSNLLVVLCGETGVTPVVNTGTLYT, encoded by the coding sequence ATGAAAGAGAAATCAAACCTCGAGGTCGGCGGTGATCCGGGACGCAAACCCAGCCGGGAAACGGGGGTCACTGCGCCCAACGGCTGGGTCATGCTGGCCATCAACTTTCTCCTCTGCCTCGCAGCGATTTGGCTGCTCTATGGTTCCATCCGGCAGGGTGTGCTCGGGAGTTTTCCCATGGGCCGCTTCCTGTCGGGCACGCTGCTGGCGGCTTTCGCGGCGCTCATGTGTTCCGGGCACTTTGCGCTGGAACCCAATCAGGCCCGGGTTTTGATCCTCTTCGGGGCCTACCACGGGACGGTCAAGCAGAGCGGATTTCATTGGGCCAACCCGTTTTACAGTCGGGGGACCAGGGTCTCGCTGCGTGCGCACAACACGAGCACCGAGAAACTCAAGGTGAACGATAAGCGGGGGAACCCGATTGAGATCGCGGCGGTGGTGGTGTGGCGGGTGGCGGACACGGCGCGGGCGGTGTTTGATGTGGAGGATTACCATCAGTACGTGGACGTGCAGAGCGAGGCGGCCGTCCGTCAGATGGCCTCGGCATATCCGTACGACCAAACCGAGGAGGGTGAGGTGGCCCTGCGCAGCCACACGGCCGAGGTGGCCGCGCATCTGCAGGAGGAACTGCAACGGCGGCTGGCGATTGCCGGAGTGGAGGTGCTCGAGGCGCGCATCACCCACCTGGCGTATGCGCCGGAGATTGCCCAGGCCATGCTCCGCCGACAACAGGCGGAGGCGGTGATTGCGGCCCGGCAAAAGATTGTGCAAGGCGCCGTGAGCATGGTGGAGATGGCCCTGACGGATCTGGCCTCGCGCAACGTGGTGGCGCTGGACGACGAGCGTCGGGCCGCGATGGTGAGCAATCTCCTGGTGGTGTTGTGCGGTGAAACCGGCGTGACGCCGGTGGTGAACACCGGCACGCTCTACACCTGA
- the purF gene encoding amidophosphoribosyltransferase, translating into MQPYPKHYCGVFGVFGHPKAAELTYYGLFALQHRGQESAGIVTSDGRQFHVHKGMGLVPQVFDAAALQRLPGHMAIGHTRYSTTGSSHFRNAQPLTVDCARGQIAVAHNGNLTNAARLREQLESAGSIFQTTVDSEIVLHLLAQPGPNGSANSLVHAIRRLEGAFSLLIMTETELIAVRDPHGFRPLALGRVDGAWVVSSETCAFDLIHAEFERDIAPGEILILRDGGLISLQAFPEHQRRAFCVFEYVYFARPDSVLEGRNVHLARVEMGRQLAREHPVEADLVIPVPDSGNSAALGYSLESGIPFEMAFVRNHYVGRSFLQPSQLIRDFNVRVKLNLIRDLVRGKRVVVVDDSIVRGTTCKARVNTLKEAGAREVHVRVSCPPHMHPCVYGIDFPDRSKLMAANHSLDEIREYLKADSLAYLSLEGMVKAVGRARDSLCLACYNGEYPVSYDPALDKQIMERRRAHRPGLVEALLQDQAQGRLL; encoded by the coding sequence ATGCAACCGTACCCCAAACACTACTGCGGCGTGTTCGGCGTTTTCGGGCATCCGAAAGCGGCGGAGCTGACCTATTACGGACTTTTTGCACTGCAGCATCGCGGCCAGGAAAGCGCGGGCATCGTCACATCGGACGGCCGGCAGTTTCACGTGCACAAGGGGATGGGGTTGGTGCCGCAGGTTTTCGACGCCGCGGCGCTCCAGCGTCTGCCGGGGCACATGGCCATCGGCCACACCCGCTACTCCACCACGGGTTCCTCCCATTTCCGGAACGCGCAACCGCTGACGGTGGACTGTGCGCGCGGCCAGATCGCCGTGGCACACAACGGCAACCTCACCAATGCGGCCCGGTTGCGCGAGCAGTTGGAGTCGGCGGGATCCATCTTCCAAACCACGGTGGACAGCGAGATTGTGCTGCATCTGCTGGCGCAGCCCGGGCCAAACGGCTCGGCCAACTCGCTCGTGCATGCCATCCGGCGCCTTGAGGGCGCGTTCTCCCTCCTGATCATGACCGAGACGGAACTGATTGCCGTGCGCGACCCGCACGGGTTTCGGCCCCTGGCCCTGGGACGCGTGGATGGCGCCTGGGTGGTGTCGAGCGAAACGTGTGCCTTTGACCTGATTCACGCGGAGTTCGAGCGCGACATCGCCCCCGGCGAGATCCTGATCCTGCGCGATGGCGGCCTGATCAGCCTGCAGGCCTTTCCCGAGCACCAGCGGCGCGCGTTTTGTGTTTTTGAGTACGTGTATTTTGCCCGGCCGGACAGCGTGCTGGAGGGTCGGAACGTTCATCTGGCCCGGGTGGAAATGGGCCGGCAACTGGCCCGGGAGCATCCGGTGGAGGCGGACCTGGTGATTCCGGTGCCGGACAGCGGCAATTCCGCGGCCCTGGGCTATTCGCTGGAATCGGGCATCCCGTTCGAAATGGCCTTTGTCCGCAACCACTACGTGGGCCGCAGCTTCCTGCAGCCGTCTCAGTTGATCCGCGATTTCAACGTGCGCGTGAAACTCAACCTGATCCGCGACCTGGTCCGCGGCAAACGCGTAGTGGTGGTGGACGATTCAATCGTGCGCGGCACCACCTGCAAGGCGCGCGTCAACACACTGAAGGAAGCCGGCGCCCGCGAGGTCCATGTCCGGGTCAGTTGTCCGCCCCACATGCACCCGTGCGTCTACGGCATTGATTTCCCTGACCGGAGCAAGCTCATGGCGGCCAACCATTCCCTGGACGAAATCCGGGAATATCTGAAAGCCGATTCCCTGGCGTACCTTTCGCTGGAAGGGATGGTGAAGGCCGTGGGCCGTGCCCGGGACAGCCTCTGCCTGGCCTGTTACAACGGGGAGTACCCCGTGTCCTACGACCCGGCCCTGGACAAGCAAATCATGGAACGGCGCCGGGCACACCGACCCGGCCTTGTGGAGGCGCTCCTGCAGGACCAGGCCCAGGGCCGGCTGCTGTGA
- a CDS encoding PH domain-containing protein — MNSISKSYEPREFGAPWGWGNRLTTAIVLVVAVVTPVLVAGAQQPRSRGWAWVSVFSIWVILGLCALFAVRGYALRHGELWIRRPFWWTRIPLDGLRSARVDPDALRGAVRLWGMGGFLAIVGWFYSKRLGRFRAWVTDSSRCVVLEWDGRTVVISPADPAAFVRALGFEPEPVRRQL, encoded by the coding sequence ATGAACAGCATCTCGAAATCGTACGAACCCCGGGAGTTTGGAGCGCCCTGGGGTTGGGGGAATCGTTTGACCACGGCCATTGTTCTGGTGGTGGCAGTGGTGACGCCGGTTTTGGTGGCCGGCGCACAGCAGCCGCGTTCGCGGGGATGGGCCTGGGTGAGTGTGTTTTCCATCTGGGTGATCCTGGGTTTGTGTGCGCTGTTTGCCGTGCGGGGTTACGCCCTGCGCCACGGTGAACTTTGGATTCGCCGCCCCTTTTGGTGGACGCGAATTCCGCTGGACGGCCTGAGGTCGGCGCGGGTGGATCCGGACGCGTTGCGAGGGGCGGTGCGGTTGTGGGGCATGGGCGGGTTTTTGGCGATCGTTGGCTGGTTTTACAGCAAGCGCCTGGGCCGGTTTCGGGCCTGGGTGACGGATTCGAGCCGCTGCGTGGTGTTGGAGTGGGACGGTCGAACGGTGGTGATCAGCCCCGCGGATCCGGCGGCGTTCGTTCGTGCGCTGGGTTTTGAACCCGAACCGGTGCGACGGCAACTCTGA
- a CDS encoding sodium:solute symporter, with product MDALDLTILAVYLAGVVGIGWSVGRRSRDLRDYCLSGRRAPWWAILASIVATETSTVTFLSVPAFAFAPNSRGEGGNWTFLSLALGSVLGRVLVVTLLLPRYFRGELFTVYQALEQRFDHRVRRAASAIFLATRSVADGIRLMATALVLTALTSWSDPVAIGLIGLVTVFYTCMGGMKAVIWTDLLQLLIYLGGAIAAAAVLLSQIPGGWETVLEIGHAHDKFRVFDFDLDPGRSYTFWAGLVGGAFLTTATHGTDQLMVQRYLSARNAREAARALLGSGAVILLQFTLFLTIGTMLYAWHSTGAALPGAVVERPDRVFPWFVVTGLPPGIRGLVVAAVFAAAMSTLSSSLNSLATASLTDFHRTPTAGVANHGIRAVGSARWSTVFWGLLQVGVALATARTETRVVDMALALASFTSGPVLGLFLLTLAPRRVDSSAALIGLLAGVVFMLLVGFTARISWQWYALSGAAATWAVGTVVARGRSTGNLTGPPRA from the coding sequence TTGGACGCACTGGATCTGACAATCCTGGCGGTTTATCTGGCAGGGGTGGTGGGCATCGGCTGGTCTGTCGGCCGGCGCTCCCGCGACCTGCGCGATTATTGCTTGTCCGGTCGCCGTGCCCCCTGGTGGGCCATCCTCGCCTCCATCGTGGCGACGGAAACCTCCACGGTTACCTTCCTGAGCGTGCCCGCGTTTGCCTTTGCCCCCAACAGCCGCGGCGAGGGCGGCAACTGGACCTTCCTTTCCCTGGCACTGGGCTCGGTTTTGGGACGTGTGCTGGTGGTGACGCTGTTGTTGCCCCGGTATTTCCGGGGTGAATTGTTCACCGTCTATCAGGCGCTCGAGCAAAGGTTCGACCACCGGGTGCGCCGGGCCGCTTCGGCGATCTTTCTGGCCACGCGGTCCGTGGCTGACGGTATTCGGCTCATGGCCACGGCCCTCGTGCTGACCGCACTGACGTCGTGGTCGGATCCGGTGGCGATCGGGCTGATCGGCCTCGTAACGGTGTTCTACACCTGCATGGGGGGGATGAAGGCGGTGATCTGGACCGACCTGTTGCAGCTGCTCATTTATCTGGGCGGGGCGATCGCCGCCGCGGCGGTGCTTCTGTCCCAAATCCCGGGCGGCTGGGAAACCGTGCTGGAAATCGGACACGCGCACGACAAGTTCCGGGTCTTCGATTTCGACCTGGACCCGGGCCGGAGCTACACCTTTTGGGCGGGTTTGGTGGGTGGGGCCTTCCTGACCACGGCCACCCACGGGACCGACCAACTGATGGTCCAGCGATACCTTTCGGCCCGCAATGCGCGCGAAGCGGCCCGGGCCCTGCTCGGTAGCGGGGCCGTGATCCTGCTGCAGTTCACCCTGTTCCTGACCATCGGCACGATGCTGTACGCGTGGCACTCCACCGGTGCCGCCCTGCCCGGGGCCGTGGTGGAGCGTCCTGACCGCGTCTTCCCATGGTTTGTGGTGACCGGGCTGCCGCCGGGGATTCGGGGCCTGGTGGTCGCAGCCGTGTTCGCCGCCGCCATGAGCACTCTCTCTTCCTCGTTGAACTCCCTGGCCACGGCGTCCCTCACCGATTTCCACCGCACACCCACCGCCGGGGTGGCGAATCACGGGATCCGAGCGGTGGGATCGGCCCGCTGGTCGACGGTGTTTTGGGGATTGCTGCAGGTGGGGGTGGCACTCGCCACCGCCCGAACGGAGACCCGCGTGGTGGACATGGCGCTGGCCCTGGCCTCCTTTACCAGCGGCCCCGTGCTCGGGCTGTTTCTTTTGACCCTGGCCCCTCGCCGGGTGGATTCATCCGCAGCGCTCATCGGATTGCTCGCCGGCGTCGTTTTCATGCTCCTGGTCGGTTTTACCGCCCGGATCTCATGGCAGTGGTACGCCTTGTCAGGGGCTGCGGCCACGTGGGCTGTGGGCACGGTCGTGGCCCGGGGACGATCCACGGGCAACCTGACCGGGCCCCCTCGCGCCTGA
- a CDS encoding Arc family DNA-binding protein — MAGRKAFLLRVDPELLRELEAWAQQELRSLNGQIEYLLRQAVQQRRRRLLRQQGTSTEPSSTPSEPSSGPQ; from the coding sequence ATGGCGGGACGCAAGGCATTCTTGTTGCGGGTGGACCCCGAGCTGTTGCGGGAGCTTGAAGCTTGGGCCCAGCAGGAGTTGCGCAGCCTCAACGGTCAGATCGAGTATTTGTTGCGGCAGGCAGTCCAGCAGCGGCGTCGGCGCCTGCTGCGACAACAGGGAACCTCGACCGAGCCATCATCGACACCGTCGGAACCGTCCTCAGGACCGCAGTAG
- the mnmE gene encoding tRNA uridine-5-carboxymethylaminomethyl(34) synthesis GTPase MnmE, with product MSEDTIAAIATPPGEGGLAVIRISGPHALAIADRVFQPAGSRARKPSEAPTHTLHYGFVHRGGRRIDEVLLAVMRRPRTYTREDVVEISCHGGLLVARLVLQAVLEQGARLAQPGEFTRRAFLNGRLDLTQAEAVADLIAARTERALAAAREQLEGGLSRKLHRLRDDLMLALAHLEAQLDFPEEDIAPDTREGILQRLQAGLQLVEELLRSAEEGRILRQGIRAAIVGRPNVGKSSLLNLLLGQDRAIVSPRPGTTRDTIEETANIRGIPVVLVDTAGVREAGDEIEQEGIRRSHRAVETADLLLHVFDRSEPWTPEDQQLWEWFRHRKRLLVLNKADLPCRLVLPPSDEPRVEISCRTGEGLERLKTCMENLIWSGTAPRAEAPEACINARHQAILLRARTALEHALGALHDQLPLDLVAVDLRAATDAVGEIVGQTATEDLLDIIFSRFCIGK from the coding sequence ATGTCCGAGGACACCATTGCCGCCATTGCAACCCCGCCCGGTGAGGGTGGGCTGGCCGTGATTCGGATTTCCGGGCCGCACGCACTGGCGATCGCCGATCGCGTATTCCAACCCGCGGGTTCCCGGGCGCGGAAACCGTCAGAAGCCCCCACGCACACGCTGCACTACGGCTTTGTGCACCGCGGGGGCAGGCGTATTGACGAAGTTCTGCTGGCGGTGATGCGGCGTCCGCGGACCTATACGCGCGAGGACGTCGTGGAGATTTCCTGTCACGGAGGTCTGTTGGTGGCGCGGCTGGTCTTGCAGGCGGTGCTGGAACAGGGCGCGCGATTGGCTCAACCGGGTGAGTTCACCCGGCGGGCCTTCTTGAACGGGCGGCTCGACCTGACCCAGGCAGAGGCGGTGGCGGATCTGATCGCCGCGCGTACCGAGCGGGCCCTGGCGGCGGCGCGCGAACAACTTGAGGGTGGCTTGTCCCGGAAGCTCCATCGGTTGCGGGACGATTTGATGTTGGCCCTGGCGCACCTTGAGGCCCAACTGGATTTCCCCGAAGAGGACATTGCGCCCGACACCCGGGAGGGCATCCTCCAGCGGCTTCAAGCGGGGTTGCAACTGGTGGAGGAACTGCTGCGCTCGGCGGAGGAGGGCCGAATCCTGCGTCAGGGCATCCGGGCCGCCATCGTCGGCCGACCCAACGTGGGCAAGTCCAGCCTGCTGAACCTGCTGCTGGGCCAGGACCGCGCGATTGTATCGCCCCGGCCCGGCACAACCCGTGACACCATCGAAGAAACCGCCAACATCCGCGGCATTCCGGTGGTGCTGGTGGACACGGCCGGGGTGCGCGAGGCCGGCGATGAGATTGAACAGGAGGGAATCCGCCGCAGCCACCGGGCGGTCGAAACCGCCGATCTGCTGCTGCACGTATTCGACCGGTCGGAACCGTGGACCCCCGAAGACCAACAGCTCTGGGAATGGTTTCGGCACCGGAAACGGCTGTTGGTGCTCAACAAGGCGGACCTGCCGTGCCGGCTGGTCCTGCCGCCCTCCGACGAACCGCGCGTGGAAATCTCCTGCCGCACCGGCGAAGGACTTGAGCGGCTGAAAACGTGCATGGAAAACCTGATCTGGTCGGGCACAGCGCCCCGCGCCGAGGCCCCGGAAGCCTGCATCAACGCCCGGCATCAGGCCATCCTGCTACGCGCACGAACCGCACTGGAGCATGCCCTGGGAGCGCTCCATGACCAGTTGCCGCTGGACCTCGTGGCCGTGGATCTGCGGGCTGCGACAGATGCCGTGGGTGAGATCGTGGGCCAGACGGCCACCGAAGACCTTCTGGACATCATTTTCAGCCGCTTTTGCATTGGCAAATGA
- a CDS encoding HRDC domain-containing protein encodes MIDTPEALEAYLPVLRAAPWVAVDTEADSLHAYPEKLCLIQISTPTGDRLIDPLAGLDLRPLLDALAGHDLIMHGADYDLRLLWRAGRFAPSAVFDTMLAARLLGERNFSLGALLEKFLGVRLDKSMQKADWSRRPLTPRMEAYARNDTRYLKPLADRLRQDLLARGRLSWHEEACRRLIQDAACDPVVDPDQVWRVKGSHLLSRRGLAVLRELWQWREEEAHASNRPPFFILSHETLSRIAAAAVDGQPWQELVPPRFSARRKAGLEQAIARGLAVPPDQWPELRRGTGRRLTEVEQARLEQLEARRNAKAHELGLEPSLIAPRSVLVELARDWETHAPRLMRWQRELLEG; translated from the coding sequence GTGATTGACACACCGGAAGCGTTGGAAGCCTACCTCCCGGTGCTGCGGGCAGCTCCCTGGGTGGCAGTCGACACCGAAGCGGACAGTTTGCACGCATACCCGGAAAAACTGTGTCTGATCCAGATCAGCACGCCCACCGGCGACCGTCTAATCGACCCCCTGGCGGGCCTGGACCTGCGTCCCTTGCTGGACGCGCTGGCGGGGCACGACCTCATCATGCACGGGGCGGATTACGACCTGCGGCTGCTGTGGCGTGCCGGTCGATTCGCGCCCAGCGCGGTCTTCGACACCATGCTGGCCGCACGCCTGCTGGGCGAACGCAACTTCAGCCTCGGCGCCCTGCTGGAGAAATTCCTGGGGGTCCGACTGGACAAATCCATGCAAAAGGCCGACTGGTCACGCCGTCCCCTCACACCCCGCATGGAAGCCTACGCCCGCAACGACACCCGCTACCTGAAACCCCTGGCCGATCGACTCCGCCAGGACCTCCTCGCCCGGGGCCGACTCAGCTGGCATGAGGAAGCCTGCCGGCGCCTGATCCAGGACGCCGCCTGCGATCCCGTGGTGGATCCCGACCAGGTCTGGCGCGTCAAGGGCAGTCACCTGCTCAGTCGGCGCGGGTTGGCCGTGCTGCGGGAACTCTGGCAATGGCGCGAGGAGGAAGCCCACGCGTCCAATCGCCCGCCGTTCTTCATCCTCTCGCATGAAACGCTGAGTCGGATCGCTGCCGCGGCGGTGGACGGACAGCCCTGGCAGGAGCTCGTCCCGCCACGGTTTTCAGCCCGGCGCAAGGCCGGCTTGGAGCAGGCCATCGCCCGCGGCCTGGCCGTACCTCCGGATCAATGGCCGGAACTTCGCCGCGGCACGGGTCGCCGCCTCACAGAGGTCGAACAGGCGCGGTTGGAACAGCTGGAAGCCCGACGCAACGCAAAGGCCCACGAGCTGGGGCTCGAACCATCGCTCATCGCGCCCCGAAGCGTGTTGGTGGAGCTGGCCCGTGACTGGGAAACCCACGCCCCGCGCCTTATGCGCTGGCAACGCGAATTGCTCGAGGGGTAA